A window of the Alnus glutinosa chromosome 4, dhAlnGlut1.1, whole genome shotgun sequence genome harbors these coding sequences:
- the LOC133866036 gene encoding protein kinase STUNTED, with product MLQTGVPGEAEALGDSGGQTVVVGVKLDSPSRELLTWALVKVSQPGDLVVALHVLGNDEIVDQDGKSSLLSLVKAFDSVLAVYEGFCNLKQVDLKLKVCRGTSVRKILVREAKAYSASKIIVGTARNHHKIRSSTSVAKYCAKKLSKDCWVLAVNNGKVVFKREGSPTTIGHLKGTEDHRRNGLLSMIHGKFSKNTKVLNEGNASLSLKERFEEGICQDLEQGLAKAVVDCRESATKQKCSICAPNCELLDNSCEQSAEESSGDGGEDNKSLAIVPVQKEEAASGSISLLIKEIPELKPGWPLLHRTVLSDRKVSERSLVRQISVVQWALRLPSRHYSCTTISDHKQIRYDQGEDQSSNLDAESGAIVPVATETLAAPPSPEHCPRRVPKELEGLHEKYSSTCRLFMYQELLSATSNFLPENLIGKGGSSQVYRGCLPDGKELAVKILKPSEEVLKEFVLEIEIITTLSHKNIISLLGFCFEDGNLLLVYDFLSRGSLEENLHGHRKDPLAFSWSERYKVAVGVAEALEYLHSGCARPVIHRDVKSSNILLSDDFEPQLCDFGLAKWAPTSSSHITCTDVAGTFGYLAPEYFMYGKVNDKIDVYAFGVVLLELLSGRKPISNDYPKGQESLVMWAKPILNGGKVSQLLDPSLGNKYNQDQMERMVLAATLCIRRSPRARPQMSLVSKLLHGDCEITKWAKLQVNVLEEYDMLDGEGCPRSNLQSHLNLALLEVDDSLSISSIEQSVSLEDYLKGRWSRSSSFD from the exons ATGCTGCAAACGGGTGTGCCCGGGGAAGCCGAGGCCTTGGGCGACTCCGGTGGCCAGACGGTGGTCGTGGGGGTGAAGCTGGACTCGCCGAGCAGAGAGCTGCTGACGTGGGCTCTGGTCAAGGTGTCTCAGCCCGGTGACCTTGTTGTGGCTCTCCACGTTCTTGGAAATGACG AAATTGTGGATCAAGATGGGAAGTCGTCGCTGCTTTCGCTTGTCAAGGCGTTTGACTCTGTTCTTGCTGTCTACGAAGGTTTCTGCAACCTGAAGCAG GTGGATCTCAAGCTTAAGGTTTGCAGAGGTACATCAGTTCGGAAAATTTTGGTTCGGGAAGCAAAAGCTTACTCAGCTTCAAAGATTATAGTCGGAACTGCTCGGAACCACCATAAAATCCGGTCTTCGACCTCGGTGGCTAAGTACTGTGCTAAAAAACTGTCCAAGGATTGCTGGGTTCTTGCTGTTAATAATGGGAAAGTTGTGTTCAAGAGAGAAGGTTCTCCAACAACTATCGGTCACTTAAAAG GAACCGAAGATCATCGCCGAAATGGTTTACTTAGCATGATTCATGGGAAATTTAGTAAGAACACAAAAGTACTAAACGAGGGCAATGCCAGCCTGAGCTTAAAGGAGAGATTTGAGGAGGGGATTTGCCAAGATTTGGAGCAGGGCTTAGCTAAAGCTGTTGTGGATTGTAGAGAGAGTGCTACAAAGCAGAAGTGCTCAATTTGTGCACCCAACTGTGAGTTGCTGGATAATTCTTGTGAGCAATCTGCAGAAGAGTCCTCTGGTGATGGAGGTGAAGATAATAAGTCTTTGGCTATAGTGCCAGTACAGAAGGAAGAGGCAGCGTCTGGTTCAATTTCTCTGTTGATCAAAGAAATACCGGAATTAAAACCCGGTTGGCCACTACTCCATCGTACTGTTCTGTCGGATAGAAAAGTTTCTGAGAGGTCTTTGGTGCGGCAGATCTCTGTGGTTCAGTGGGCATTGCGGTTGCCTAGTAGGCATTATTCATGTACTACTATTTCAGATCACAAACAAATTAGATATGATCAGGGTGAAGACCAGTCATCAAACTTAGACGCTGAAAGTGGCGCAATTGTTCCGGTCGCTACTGAGACATTGGCTGCTCCACCTTCTCCTGAACACTGTCCCAGAAGGGTACCGAAAGAATTGGAGGGTCTTCATGAGAAGTACTCGTCAACTTGCAGATTATTCATGTACCAGGAACTCCTTTCAGCAACATCGAATTTCTTGCCTG AAAATTTGATTGGGAAAGGAGGCAGCAGTCAGGTTTATAGAGGCTGCCTTCCAGACGGCAAGGAACTTGCTGTGAAGATCTTAAAGCCATCTGAAGAGGTTTTGAAAGAGTTTGTCTTGGAAATAGAGATTATTACGACCTTATCTCATAAGAACATCATTTCTCTTCTGGGGTTCTGTTTTGAGGATGGCAATCTTCTCTTGGTTTATGATTTCTTATCAAGAGGAAGCCTTGAAGAGAACCTTCATG GGCATAGGAAAGACCCGCTTGCATTCAGTTGGAGTGAGAGATATAAAGTGGCAGTGGGTGTAGCTGAGGCCTTAGAATATCTGCATAGTGGCTGTGCTCGACCAGTGATCCACAGGGATGTTAAATCGTCAAATATACTATTATCTGATGATTTTGAGCCGCAG CTCTGTGATTTTGGACTTGCAAAATGGGCACCAACCTCTTCATCACATATAACCTGCACTGATGTTGCAGGCACCTTTGG TTACTTGGCTCCTGAATACTTCATGTATGGCAAAGTAAATGACAAGATTGACGTCTATGCATTTGGTGTTGTACTCCTTGAGCTTCTTTCAGGAAGAAAACCTATAAGCAATGACTATCCAAAAGGCCAAGAAAGCCTAGTCATGTGG GCTAAGCCAATTCTAAATGGTGGGAAGGTGTCCCAATTATTAGATCCAAGCTTGGGCAATAAGTACAATCAGGACCAGATGGAGAGGATGGTTTTAGCAGCAACTCTTTGCATCAGGCGTTCCCCACGAGCACGGCCTCAAATGAGCCTT GTTTCGAAGCTTCTTCATGGGGACTGTGAGATTACCAAGTGGGCAAAGCTACAAGTTAATGTTTTGGAGGAATACGACATGCTGGATGGCGAAGGTTGTCCACGTTCTAATCTGCAGTCGCATCTTAACCTGGCACTGCTCGAGGTGGATGACTCACTCTCCATAAGCAGCATTGAGCAAAGTGTGTCATTGGAGGACTACTTAAAAGGCAGGTGGAGCCGCTCATCGAGCTTTGACTGA